Proteins from a genomic interval of Streptomyces fodineus:
- a CDS encoding GNAT family N-acetyltransferase produces MEITIHRPGELTAELRGAWHRAMDESPEYANPFLAPEFAIGVGRFRGGARVAVLRENGEPAGFFPYERGPFGTGRAIGLGLSDCQALVHRPGLAWHAEDLLRACRLSIFEFDHLVEEQRPFAPHVTGTFASPVIDVKPGDGGYPEWLRGTYPGLAKTTLKKERRLGRDIGEVRFVFDERDPQVLRTLMRWKSAQYRRTGRMDRFSRPWIVALVDHLFREREEHFTGVLSVLYAGDRPVAAHFGPRSSTVLAAWFTAYDPELHYYSPGLMMHLRTAEAAARAGVTMVDLGRGDKEYKDWLKTRELRVAEGFAARAHPVALAQRLWRRPVRGLRNTVLAHPRLRDPADQLLKTVGRLRTQGAAASPAAGKNRLPGR; encoded by the coding sequence GTGGAGATCACCATCCACAGACCCGGCGAGCTGACGGCCGAACTGCGCGGGGCCTGGCACCGTGCGATGGACGAGTCGCCCGAGTACGCCAACCCCTTCCTCGCACCGGAGTTCGCGATCGGCGTCGGCCGGTTCCGGGGCGGGGCGCGCGTGGCGGTCCTGCGCGAGAACGGCGAGCCGGCCGGGTTCTTCCCGTACGAGCGGGGGCCATTCGGCACCGGACGGGCCATCGGGCTCGGACTGTCCGACTGCCAGGCCCTCGTGCACCGGCCCGGCCTCGCCTGGCACGCCGAGGACCTGCTGCGGGCCTGCCGGCTCAGCATCTTCGAGTTCGACCATCTCGTTGAGGAACAACGGCCGTTCGCGCCCCACGTGACCGGCACCTTCGCCTCACCGGTGATCGATGTGAAGCCCGGCGACGGCGGCTACCCGGAGTGGCTGCGCGGCACCTACCCGGGGCTGGCCAAGACGACCCTGAAGAAGGAACGGCGCCTGGGCCGGGACATCGGCGAGGTGCGGTTCGTGTTCGACGAGCGTGACCCGCAGGTCCTGCGCACCCTCATGCGGTGGAAGTCCGCCCAGTACCGCAGGACCGGCCGTATGGACCGGTTCTCCCGGCCGTGGATCGTCGCTCTGGTCGACCATCTCTTCCGCGAGCGCGAGGAGCACTTCACCGGAGTGCTGTCCGTGCTGTACGCGGGGGACCGGCCGGTCGCGGCCCACTTCGGCCCCCGGTCGAGCACGGTGCTGGCGGCCTGGTTCACCGCCTACGACCCCGAACTGCACTACTACTCACCGGGGTTGATGATGCACCTGAGGACCGCCGAGGCGGCTGCCCGGGCCGGGGTGACCATGGTCGACCTCGGCCGCGGTGACAAGGAGTACAAGGACTGGCTGAAGACCCGCGAACTGCGGGTCGCCGAGGGCTTCGCCGCCCGGGCCCACCCGGTGGCGCTGGCCCAGCGGCTGTGGCGCAGGCCGGTACGCGGGCTGCGCAACACCGTGCTGGCCCATCCCCGGCTGCGCGATCCGGCCGACCAGCTGCTGAAGACGGTCGGAAGGCTCCGCACACAGGGTGCGGCGGCTTCCCCGGCCGCCGGGAAGAATCGCCTTCCCGGGCGGTAG
- a CDS encoding helix-turn-helix transcriptional regulator, translated as MNHAELAAFLKSRRDRVRPADVGLPAGPRRRVPGLRREEVAQLAGLSADYYTELERGRGAQPSSQVLAALARALRIGGDERDHLFHLADRRLPSEASGPTALVQPALLGLLDRLTTTPAQVITDLHEPLVQNPLAVALLGEMPSGRGPHRSFVYRWFTEPAARGIYPAEDHPHHSRVFTADLQAVAARRAKDTDVTRLVAALLRRSTEFAELWEQREVALRRTDHKRIVHPSLGVIELDCHSLFSEDGRQRLLWFSAPPGTEGAAQLELLSVIGTQELSAAAEERGRKPR; from the coding sequence GTGAACCATGCCGAGCTGGCCGCCTTCCTGAAGTCCCGGCGCGACCGGGTCCGCCCCGCCGACGTCGGCCTGCCCGCCGGCCCGCGCCGCCGCGTCCCGGGCCTGCGCCGCGAGGAGGTGGCCCAGCTGGCCGGGCTCTCGGCCGACTACTACACCGAGCTGGAGCGGGGCCGCGGCGCTCAGCCCTCCTCGCAGGTCCTGGCCGCCCTCGCCCGCGCCCTGCGGATCGGCGGCGACGAACGCGACCACCTGTTCCACCTCGCCGACCGCCGGCTGCCGTCCGAGGCGTCCGGGCCCACCGCGCTCGTCCAGCCCGCCCTGCTCGGCCTCCTGGACCGGCTCACCACCACGCCCGCCCAGGTCATCACCGACCTGCATGAGCCGCTCGTCCAGAACCCCCTCGCCGTGGCACTGCTCGGAGAGATGCCGAGCGGACGCGGTCCCCACCGCAGCTTCGTGTACCGCTGGTTCACCGAGCCCGCGGCCCGCGGCATCTACCCGGCCGAGGACCATCCGCACCACTCCCGGGTGTTCACCGCCGACCTCCAGGCGGTCGCCGCCCGGCGCGCCAAGGACACCGACGTCACCCGGCTGGTGGCCGCGCTGCTGCGGCGCAGCACGGAGTTCGCCGAGCTGTGGGAGCAGCGGGAGGTGGCCCTGCGCCGCACCGACCACAAGCGGATCGTCCACCCCTCGCTCGGCGTCATCGAGCTGGACTGCCACAGCCTCTTCAGCGAGGACGGCCGGCAGCGCCTGCTGTGGTTCAGCGCCCCGCCCGGCACCGAGGGAGCCGCCCAGCTTGAGCTGCTTTCGGTCATCGGCACTCAGGAGCTGAGTGCCGCGGCGGAGGAACGGGGGCGCAAGCCCCGCTGA
- a CDS encoding SDR family oxidoreductase: MSAQEPATQETTVREPAARPRVAVVTGGSRGIGRATVSRLAADGYAVVIGYAGNRESAEAAVEEVIAAGGRAVAVRADVADERQVAELFGTAAAEFGGVDAVVHAAGRMYLAPIAELDLAELDAMHRTNIRGTFVVARQAARTLRRGGSFVAFSTSVVGLAFPTYGAYSASKGAVEALTLVLARELRGRDVTVNTVAPGPTATELFLDGKDEETIARLAAQPPLERLGTPADIAEVVAFLASPAGHWVNGQVVRANGGIV, from the coding sequence ATGTCCGCTCAGGAACCAGCCACCCAGGAAACAACCGTCCGGGAACCGGCTGCCCGGCCCCGTGTGGCCGTGGTCACCGGAGGCTCGCGCGGTATCGGCCGGGCGACGGTGAGCCGGCTCGCCGCCGACGGATACGCCGTGGTGATCGGGTACGCCGGCAACCGCGAGTCGGCCGAGGCCGCCGTCGAGGAGGTCATCGCGGCCGGCGGCAGGGCGGTCGCCGTGCGCGCCGATGTCGCGGACGAACGGCAGGTCGCCGAGTTGTTCGGGACGGCCGCCGCGGAGTTCGGCGGGGTCGATGCGGTGGTCCACGCGGCCGGCCGGATGTATCTCGCGCCGATCGCCGAGCTGGACCTCGCCGAGCTGGACGCGATGCACCGCACCAACATCCGCGGCACGTTCGTGGTCGCCCGCCAGGCGGCCCGCACCCTGCGCCGGGGCGGCTCGTTCGTCGCCTTCTCCACGTCCGTGGTGGGCCTGGCCTTTCCCACGTACGGCGCCTACAGCGCGAGCAAGGGCGCGGTCGAGGCGCTGACCCTGGTGCTGGCCCGCGAACTGCGCGGCCGGGACGTCACCGTGAACACCGTCGCCCCCGGGCCCACGGCCACCGAGCTGTTCCTGGACGGCAAGGACGAGGAGACCATCGCGCGCCTGGCCGCCCAGCCGCCGCTGGAACGCCTCGGCACGCCCGCCGACATCGCCGAGGTGGTGGCCTTCCTCGCCTCCCCGGCCGGCCACTGGGTCAACGGCCAGGTCGTGCGCGCCAACGGCGGCATCGTCTGA
- a CDS encoding SDR family oxidoreductase has translation MRNHDHRHPRTILVTGASSGFGALTVRALADAGHTVYAGIRQTAGRNASAVAGLDGYAADHGVSLHAVELDVTSQDSADAAVARVLAAEGRLDVVVHNAGHMVTGPAEAFTPEQLADLYDVNVLGAQRVNRAALPRLRERGEGLLVWIGSSSTRGGCPPFLGPYFAAKAAMDALAVSYAGELVRFGIDTAIVVPGAFTSGTNHFLHAGTPADTGRAAAYDERYGTLLAGLDQRLAALIPPDADAAEVARAVVRLVDLPGGRRPLRTHVDPARDGSEVVSAVAGRVRAEFFRRAGLDDLLTPGSSL, from the coding sequence TTGAGGAATCATGACCACCGACACCCCCGAACGATCCTGGTCACCGGCGCCTCCAGCGGCTTCGGCGCGCTGACCGTGCGCGCCCTCGCCGACGCGGGCCACACCGTCTACGCGGGCATCCGGCAGACGGCCGGCCGCAACGCCTCCGCCGTGGCCGGCCTGGACGGATACGCGGCCGACCACGGCGTGTCCCTGCACGCCGTCGAACTGGACGTCACCTCCCAGGACTCCGCCGACGCGGCGGTGGCCCGGGTGCTGGCCGCCGAGGGCCGGCTGGACGTGGTGGTGCACAACGCGGGCCACATGGTCACCGGGCCCGCCGAGGCCTTCACTCCCGAGCAGCTCGCGGACCTGTACGACGTCAATGTGCTGGGTGCCCAGCGCGTGAACCGGGCCGCGCTGCCCCGGCTGCGGGAGCGGGGCGAGGGCCTGCTGGTGTGGATCGGCAGCTCCAGCACGCGCGGCGGCTGTCCGCCGTTCCTGGGGCCGTACTTCGCGGCCAAGGCGGCGATGGACGCGCTGGCGGTCAGTTACGCCGGTGAACTGGTCCGGTTCGGCATCGACACCGCGATCGTCGTGCCGGGCGCCTTCACCTCCGGCACGAACCACTTCCTGCACGCCGGCACCCCCGCCGACACCGGGCGCGCGGCGGCCTACGACGAACGCTACGGCACCCTGCTGGCGGGGCTGGACCAGCGGCTCGCGGCGCTGATCCCGCCGGACGCGGACGCGGCGGAGGTCGCCCGGGCCGTCGTACGTCTGGTGGACCTGCCCGGCGGCCGCCGGCCGCTGCGCACCCACGTGGACCCGGCCCGTGACGGCAGCGAGGTCGTCTCCGCGGTCGCCGGCCGTGTCCGCGCCGAGTTCTTCCGCCGTGCCGGCCTCGACGACCTGCTCACCCCGGGCAGTTCCCTCTGA
- a CDS encoding TIM-barrel domain-containing protein, producing MHDNSFTGTAYLPATTDAGDLTSFSGGDGSYTVKAGQLTAQADFLTGGRLRLQADPSGSLSDPAGTDIVREQPATERHTSSFDAGDYYGIRSPQAVLRVYKKPLRFGLYKPDNRTRIWQEDKPLRWSTGGMRQSLVRGADEQFFGGGEQNGSFSHRGQTMYVSNSFDWDEGGYNNSQPFYLSSAGYGVLRNTFAPGVYTFGSPVTTGQQERRLDAYYFLGDAKQVIGKYTALAGKPFMPPVYGLEPGDSDCYLHNANRGERHTLDALKIADGYTQNQMPLGWMLVNDGYGCGYENLEQTAKGLQDHHAQLGLWTQDGIDKLADQVKAGQRVAKLDVAWVGNGYKFALDACDAAKKGIEANSDARGFVWLPVSWAGAQRCGVLWSGDQKLSWDYIRWQIPTYAGATLSGIAYNTGDVGSIYRHDAKMYARDLQWKAFLPAIMTMDGWATDLTTKKPADQQPWLDGEPYTSVNRKYLQLKERLLPYMYTLSAEAAKTGVGSVRPLWLEFPDDPGTLSDQAKYEFLSGPDFLVAPVYQDTDTRDGIYLPKGTWTDYWTGRTYQGPTTVNGYHAPLDTLPLFVREGAIVPMWPKGTTSWQTRDRHELDWDLYPAAHGTSRYTLYEDDGVTRDFAQGAAATQRVSVHSDGNATTVSVGASRGDYAGKVDDRSYRFTVHGDSAPRQVLLDGRRLPASAWSYDAGTDVTTVTTPSLPLDRGFTVRLVDER from the coding sequence GTGCACGACAACTCCTTCACCGGCACGGCGTATCTGCCCGCCACCACGGACGCCGGCGATCTCACATCGTTCTCGGGCGGCGACGGCAGTTACACCGTCAAGGCGGGTCAACTCACGGCGCAGGCGGATTTCCTGACAGGTGGTCGACTGCGGTTGCAGGCAGATCCCTCCGGCTCGCTGAGCGATCCCGCGGGCACCGACATCGTGCGCGAACAGCCCGCGACCGAGCGGCACACCTCGTCCTTCGACGCGGGCGACTACTACGGCATCCGCTCGCCGCAGGCCGTCCTGCGCGTCTACAAGAAGCCACTGCGCTTCGGACTGTACAAGCCCGACAACCGCACCCGGATCTGGCAGGAGGACAAGCCGCTGCGCTGGTCCACCGGCGGCATGCGGCAGAGCCTCGTGCGGGGCGCGGACGAGCAGTTCTTCGGTGGTGGCGAGCAGAACGGCAGCTTCTCGCACCGCGGGCAGACGATGTACGTGTCCAACAGCTTCGACTGGGATGAGGGCGGCTACAACAACTCCCAGCCGTTCTACCTCTCCAGCGCGGGCTACGGCGTGCTGCGCAACACCTTCGCACCGGGCGTGTACACCTTCGGGTCACCGGTGACCACGGGCCAGCAGGAACGGCGGCTGGACGCCTACTACTTCCTCGGTGACGCCAAGCAGGTCATCGGCAAGTACACGGCGTTGGCCGGCAAGCCCTTCATGCCTCCGGTGTACGGACTCGAACCCGGCGACTCCGACTGCTACCTGCACAACGCCAACCGGGGCGAGCGGCACACCCTGGACGCGCTGAAGATCGCCGACGGGTACACACAGAACCAGATGCCGCTCGGCTGGATGCTGGTCAACGACGGTTACGGCTGCGGGTACGAGAACCTGGAGCAGACCGCCAAGGGCCTGCAGGACCACCACGCGCAGCTCGGCCTGTGGACCCAGGACGGCATCGACAAGCTGGCCGACCAGGTCAAGGCGGGCCAACGGGTGGCCAAGCTGGACGTGGCCTGGGTCGGCAACGGCTACAAGTTCGCGCTGGACGCGTGCGACGCCGCCAAGAAGGGGATCGAGGCCAACAGCGACGCGCGCGGTTTCGTGTGGCTGCCGGTGTCCTGGGCGGGCGCCCAGCGCTGCGGAGTGCTGTGGAGCGGCGACCAGAAGCTGTCCTGGGACTACATCCGCTGGCAGATCCCGACCTATGCCGGCGCGACCCTGTCCGGCATCGCCTACAACACCGGTGACGTGGGCAGCATCTACCGGCACGACGCCAAGATGTACGCCCGGGACCTGCAGTGGAAGGCGTTCCTGCCGGCCATCATGACCATGGACGGCTGGGCGACCGACCTCACCACGAAGAAGCCCGCCGACCAGCAGCCCTGGCTGGACGGGGAGCCCTACACCTCGGTCAACAGGAAGTACCTGCAGCTGAAGGAACGGCTGCTGCCGTACATGTACACCCTGTCCGCCGAGGCGGCGAAGACCGGTGTGGGCTCGGTACGGCCGCTGTGGCTGGAGTTCCCGGACGACCCGGGCACCCTCTCGGACCAGGCGAAGTACGAGTTCCTGTCCGGCCCCGACTTCCTCGTGGCCCCGGTCTACCAGGACACCGACACCCGCGACGGCATCTACCTGCCGAAGGGCACCTGGACCGACTACTGGACCGGCCGCACCTACCAGGGCCCGACCACGGTCAACGGCTACCACGCCCCGCTCGACACGCTCCCGCTGTTCGTGCGCGAGGGCGCGATCGTGCCGATGTGGCCGAAGGGGACGACGAGTTGGCAGACCCGGGACCGGCACGAGCTGGACTGGGACCTGTACCCGGCGGCCCACGGCACGAGCCGCTACACGCTGTACGAGGACGACGGGGTGACCCGCGACTTCGCGCAGGGCGCCGCCGCCACCCAGCGGGTGTCCGTGCACAGCGACGGCAACGCGACCACCGTCTCCGTCGGCGCGAGCAGGGGCGACTACGCCGGCAAGGTGGACGACCGCTCCTACCGGTTCACCGTGCACGGCGACTCGGCGCCCCGTCAGGTGCTCCTCGACGGCCGCCGACTGCCCGCCTCCGCCTGGTCGTACGACGCCGGCACGGATGTCACGACCGTCACCACACCGAGTCTGCCGCTGGACCGGGGATTCACCGTGCGACTGGTCGACGAGAGGTAA
- a CDS encoding carbohydrate-binding protein: MRRLRACLGATAAVALAAAGTTALVASNASGATTALSNRWYAAAPYLMPLDNDPPDAAAIMDATNLKAFQLAFILAPNGGGCSPTWGGTSPVSSDTAVQSLISTIRAKGGDVSVSIGGYGGTKLGQACADAASTAAAYQQVITKYGLHAIDFDLEEPEYENTAAIKNEIGAAKILQQNNPGLYVSVTTAGTADGTGWFGKQMLLEAKSQGFTPNNFSIMPFDGGFNGAASQTSALTNFNAILQSTFGWDQATAYAHEGFSGMNGRSDTGEYFTQADFQTVLDYATSHNMDRFTFWSLNRDRQCSPPDNGGRTSGTCSSVAQNSWDFAKYSVNFAGVTPPTTPPTPTPTPTPTPTSCKTAWSASAVYTAGNEVSYNKHNWKAKWWTQNEVPGASEWGPWQDEGAC; encoded by the coding sequence GTGAGACGTCTTCGGGCATGCCTGGGCGCGACGGCGGCCGTCGCGCTCGCCGCCGCCGGCACCACCGCGCTCGTCGCGAGCAACGCCTCGGGCGCGACGACCGCGCTGAGCAACCGCTGGTACGCCGCCGCCCCGTATCTGATGCCGCTGGACAACGACCCACCGGATGCGGCCGCCATCATGGACGCCACCAACCTCAAGGCCTTCCAGCTGGCCTTCATCCTCGCCCCCAACGGCGGCGGCTGTTCGCCCACTTGGGGCGGCACCTCGCCGGTGTCCTCGGACACGGCCGTACAGTCGTTGATCAGCACGATCCGCGCCAAGGGCGGTGACGTGTCGGTCTCCATCGGCGGCTACGGCGGCACCAAGCTCGGCCAGGCCTGCGCGGACGCCGCATCCACGGCGGCGGCCTACCAGCAGGTCATCACCAAGTACGGGCTGCACGCCATCGACTTCGACCTGGAGGAGCCGGAGTACGAGAACACGGCGGCCATCAAGAACGAGATCGGCGCCGCCAAGATCCTCCAGCAGAACAACCCGGGCCTGTACGTCTCCGTGACGACGGCCGGTACAGCCGACGGCACCGGCTGGTTCGGCAAGCAGATGCTGCTGGAGGCCAAGTCCCAGGGGTTCACGCCGAACAACTTCTCCATCATGCCGTTCGACGGCGGCTTCAACGGAGCGGCGAGCCAGACCAGCGCGCTGACCAACTTCAATGCGATCCTGCAGTCCACCTTCGGCTGGGACCAGGCGACCGCGTACGCGCACGAGGGCTTCTCCGGCATGAACGGCCGCAGCGACACGGGCGAGTACTTCACCCAGGCCGACTTCCAGACGGTGCTGGACTACGCGACGAGCCACAACATGGACCGCTTCACGTTCTGGTCCCTGAACCGCGACCGGCAGTGCAGCCCGCCCGACAACGGCGGTCGTACGTCCGGCACATGCTCCAGCGTGGCGCAGAACTCCTGGGACTTCGCCAAGTACTCGGTGAACTTCGCCGGGGTCACCCCGCCGACCACCCCGCCGACTCCCACTCCGACCCCGACCCCCACTCCCACCTCGTGCAAGACCGCCTGGAGCGCGTCGGCGGTGTACACGGCCGGCAACGAGGTCTCGTACAACAAGCACAACTGGAAGGCCAAGTGGTGGACCCAGAACGAGGTGCCCGGCGCCTCGGAATGGGGGCCGTGGCAGGACGAGGGCGCCTGCTGA
- a CDS encoding polysaccharide lyase family 7 protein — MTRSRLLSVPITAGLALALSLLGSPGALAADPHVAPGGNFDLSVWELQEPVGSPGSPTTIPSSRLQGANGYQDAYFYTDTRDGAMTFWAPEKGVTTPNSNYARSELREMNRAGSTADWALSGSHRMSATLRVVSVTKNVCVGQIHLGSGGSSTKPLLELYYHANGDIVLGTENSPSGGQTSHAVGHVPVGKTWSYTIAVSGGNTIDLTVNGTTTHYGIPSSFQQYKQYFKAGSYNQSSSDSTTDGARVAFYGLTVKHG, encoded by the coding sequence ATGACCCGATCCCGGCTCCTCTCGGTGCCGATCACCGCGGGCCTCGCCCTGGCCCTCAGCCTCCTGGGCAGCCCCGGTGCGCTCGCCGCCGATCCGCATGTCGCCCCCGGCGGCAACTTCGACCTGTCGGTCTGGGAGCTCCAGGAACCCGTCGGCTCCCCCGGCAGCCCGACGACCATCCCGTCGTCCCGGCTCCAGGGCGCGAACGGCTACCAGGACGCGTACTTCTACACCGACACCCGTGACGGGGCCATGACCTTCTGGGCGCCCGAGAAGGGCGTCACCACACCGAACTCCAACTACGCCCGCTCCGAGTTGCGCGAGATGAACCGCGCCGGCAGCACCGCCGACTGGGCGCTGTCCGGCTCACACAGGATGAGCGCGACCCTTCGCGTGGTGTCCGTGACGAAGAACGTGTGCGTCGGGCAGATCCACCTCGGCAGCGGCGGCTCCTCCACCAAGCCGCTGCTGGAGCTGTACTACCACGCGAACGGCGACATCGTCCTCGGCACGGAGAACTCGCCGTCCGGCGGGCAGACCTCGCACGCCGTGGGGCACGTGCCGGTCGGCAAGACGTGGAGCTACACCATCGCCGTATCCGGCGGGAACACCATCGACCTGACCGTCAACGGCACCACCACCCACTACGGCATCCCGTCGTCGTTCCAGCAGTACAAGCAGTACTTCAAGGCCGGCTCCTACAACCAGTCCTCCTCGGACAGCACCACCGACGGCGCCCGTGTCGCGTTCTACGGCCTGACCGTGAAGCACGGCTGA